The Terrirubrum flagellatum nucleotide sequence ATGTTTCCGGCGGTGATGATCATTATTCCACTGTTCGTCATCATGCGCGGCTTCGGGTTGCTCGACAGCCGGCTTGGCCTGGCTCTGGCCTATGCGACGTTCCTGCTGCCGGTTTTCATCTGGATGATGAAAGGCTTCTTTGAAGCCGTGCCGGCGGATCTGGAGGACGCCGCGCGCATCGATGGCGCAAGCCGGCTCGGCGCGATGGTCCGTGTCGTGCTACCGCTCGTCGTCGGCGGCCTCGTGGCGACGGCGGTGTTCATCGCTATCGGCGCCTGGAACGAATTCCTGTTTGCGCTGATGCTGACGACAAGCACGGGATCGCGGACGTGGCCGGTCGGGCTGCAACTGATGGTCGGCGAATTTCAACTGCCCTGGGGATCGCTCGCGGCCGGCGGCATTATTTCCATTCTGCCGGTGATGATGCTTTTCGCGATCGTGCAGCGCTCAATGGTGCGTGGCCTCACCGCCGGCGCAGTGAAGAGCTGACGCGAGCCGAGAGTCTTGCCGCGAGACGTGACGACGCGAGAAGACTGAAATCGTATTATGGCCAGGGACGGCCATGATCGCGCTCTCATGCCGATGGGTTCCTGGAGACGCATCGCCAAGGCGCGCAAGATAGAATCATGAACGCTACCAGTTCGCGATCCGTCCATCCGGTAAGACAGACTCGACCGCGGGAATGACTTCCTGTTCGAAAGGATGCCTGGCCGCCGCAGCTTCGTCGATCTCAATGCCGAGTCCCGGCATGTCAGGAACCATCCAGCTATGGTCCCTAAGTTGCAACGGATGCAAGGAGCAAATCTCTTCGAACCACGGCACAATGCCAACCGCCTCTTCCTGAATGACGAAGTTGGTGGTCGCCACGTCGAAGTTGAGCGCCACTGCGCCCGCCACAGGCCCCATAGGATTATGCGGGCATACACCCATATGCGCTGCTTCAGCAATCGCAGCGATCTTGCGACCGCCAGAGAAACCGACACAGTGGGCGAGATCAGGCTGGATATAGGCGACCGCGCGGGATTCAGCGATGTCAGCGAACTCGCGGGGCGTGAACAGTCTTTCTCCAGTCGCGAGTGGGCACTCCACCCGACGCGCAATATCGGCCATCGCTCTTGCATCGCCAGGCTGAATTACTTCTTCGCAGAAGAGCGGCTTGATAGGCGCTATGGCGTTGACGAAGGCGATCGCGGCGTCCACCGAGTCGGGACGTCCGTGGAAATCAACCATGATATCCACGTCGTCGCCGACGCGTTCGCGAACCGCCTGCGCAAGCTTTTCGGTATGGCGCACAGCTTTGATGGGCGCATCGTAACCATTGTAAGGCACGAAACCGAGCTTGATAGCATCGTACCCCATCTCGACAGTTTTCTGAACGGCGTCGCAATAGGCGCCAATATCGGAGGCAGGGACCTTGAATCCCGCCGCGCCGCGTCCCAGGTGCGTGTAGACGCGCACCTTGTCGCGCGCCTTGCCGCCCAATAATTGCCAGACAGGCGCTCCGAGCGACTTCCCTTTGATGTCCCAAAGCGCCTGCTCGATGCCTGAGACCGCCGTCAATCCGATCGAGCCCAGCGGCCAGAAGCTGAAGCGAGTCATCCTGTTGACGAGATGTTCGATGCGCATCGGATCTTCTCCGATGACGAACGGCGCCAGATCGTCGATTGCGCCTTTGACGGCTCGGGTCTTCCATTCAAGCGTCGCCTCGCCCCAGCCATGCAGTCCTGGCTGATCCGTCAGCACTTTGACGAAAATCCAGTTCCGATGAATTGCGTTGACGATGACCGTGTCGATACGAGTGACTTTCAAGATACTCGACTCCCTATCTTCGCTGGCCGCGCTCCGTTCTGGTGGGCGCTTATTCGACAACGTTGGCTTCGAGAAATGCGCGGTTCATTTCGATGCCGAGGCCCGGCGCGCGATTGAGCTTGAGGTTGCCGTTGGAATTATCGAGCGGCGCGTCGATAAGGTGATCATACTTCGAAAGATTCCATTCCGAGGTCTCGAGTTTGTAGAAATTCGGCACCGTCATCATCACCTGCGCGCCGGCCACGACGTTAATTGGTCCGGCGGCGTCGTGAGGCGACACCGGAACGTAGTAGGCTTCGCATAGCGCGGAAATTTTCTTCAGTTCAGTGATGCCTCCGGTCCATGTCACGTCGGGCATGATGTAGTCGGCCAGCTTGTTTTCAAGAACCGGCACGAAATCCCACTTGGTGTGACCGCGTTCGCCCCACGAAATCGGAGCGCTGACCTTCTCGCGCACCTGCTTGAGAGCATTGATGCTTTCGGGCGGGCAAGGTTCTTCGAACCAATCGATGTCGCCGGCCTCTTCGAGAGAGCGGCACAGGCGTATCGCTGTCGGCACGTCGAAGCGGCCATGCGCATCGATCAGGATTTCTATATCGCGGCCCGCGGTTTCCCTGATTAGCGCCGTCAACTCTGCGGCCTTCTGCTCATCCCTGCGCGTCATGCCGCCATCGAGGTAGCCCTCGCGCTGTTCACGGGCGACACCCTCCACGATCGGACCTTGTTGAGGAAACGGGTCGAACTTGAGCGCAGTGTGACCCGATTTCACGATGTCACTGATTTCGGCGATGATGGCTTCCTTGCTCGTGAACTTGCGCTGGTTTGGATGCGTATAGAGCGCAATTTCATCACGCACCGGTCCACCTAGAAGCTCATATATCGGCTTGCCAAGAGTCTTTCCGCGAATATCCCAAAGCGCGATATCGATCGCGCTGACGCATTCCACGGCCGCACCCCGGCTGCCCATATAAGTGAAGCTGCGGAAAAGCTTGTGCCAAAGGCGCTCGATATGCGCCGGATTTTCGCCGACCATCATATTGCTGATCTGCCGAAGCATTGCAGTGAGAGCGCGGTTCGCAATCTTTGTTGTTGTGGTGATCTCGCCCCAGCCGCTCAGGCCTTCGTCAGTCGTAACCTCTACAAACAAAAACTCGCCCCAATAGGAGGCTCCTGACTTGATGAGCCAAGGCTTGACGCCTGTGATTTTCATTTGTTTCACTCCCGCTAGGAAACACTTTTTGCTCGGTCGGAGCGCTATCCCGTGCGCGCTATTGCGCTCGCCCGCATTTGCTCAAGAATATGCTGGCCGGACCCTTCGACATGGCGCGCGACGAGCTCGGCGGCGCGATCGGCGTCGCCAGCTTTGATATAGGCGATAAGATCGCGGTGATCCTTCATGACCTGCGCTCGTCGGGCGAGTGTGAAATTGAACTGGCGACTGACCGCGCGAAGCACCTCCCGATGTTTCCACCAAAGCTCCGCTGCGTGTTGATTGTAATGTCGCTCATAGATCAGCGTGTGAAAATTGGTGTCGAGGTCGCTATGCCTGATGGGATCAGCAAAATTGTTGGCTTCGATCTGGCTCTGGATCCACTCAAGCTTGGCGATGTCGGCCTCCGTCGCCATCCCGACAAACCACCGCGTCAGCGTCGGCTCGATCAGGACGCCGATTTCGTAGATGTCGCGAATGAAATCGCGATCTATCGGCCGGACGCGAGCGCCCCGATTGCGCGTAAAGATGACAAACCCTTCGCCGCGCAAAAGCTGCAGCACCTCCCGGACAGGCGTCGTTGAGCTTCCGTGATGTTTCGCGAGATCCGCGACAACGAGCCGCTGGTTGGCCTTGA carries:
- a CDS encoding carbohydrate ABC transporter permease encodes the protein MARLRNVSSMSGRKRIGDILATIAVAAIVAFSIFPIAWTLLVSLKPEEDIVTATMSYIPRRVTFENYIAIWTRSNFPILIGNSAVVTTITVALCTIVGTLASYAVTRFRFAGRRRLMMFYLVVRMFPAVMIIIPLFVIMRGFGLLDSRLGLALAYATFLLPVFIWMMKGFFEAVPADLEDAARIDGASRLGAMVRVVLPLVVGGLVATAVFIAIGAWNEFLFALMLTTSTGSRTWPVGLQLMVGEFQLPWGSLAAGGIISILPVMMLFAIVQRSMVRGLTAGAVKS
- a CDS encoding enolase C-terminal domain-like protein, with translation MKVTRIDTVIVNAIHRNWIFVKVLTDQPGLHGWGEATLEWKTRAVKGAIDDLAPFVIGEDPMRIEHLVNRMTRFSFWPLGSIGLTAVSGIEQALWDIKGKSLGAPVWQLLGGKARDKVRVYTHLGRGAAGFKVPASDIGAYCDAVQKTVEMGYDAIKLGFVPYNGYDAPIKAVRHTEKLAQAVRERVGDDVDIMVDFHGRPDSVDAAIAFVNAIAPIKPLFCEEVIQPGDARAMADIARRVECPLATGERLFTPREFADIAESRAVAYIQPDLAHCVGFSGGRKIAAIAEAAHMGVCPHNPMGPVAGAVALNFDVATTNFVIQEEAVGIVPWFEEICSLHPLQLRDHSWMVPDMPGLGIEIDEAAAARHPFEQEVIPAVESVLPDGRIANW
- a CDS encoding mandelate racemase/muconate lactonizing enzyme family protein; this encodes MKITGVKPWLIKSGASYWGEFLFVEVTTDEGLSGWGEITTTTKIANRALTAMLRQISNMMVGENPAHIERLWHKLFRSFTYMGSRGAAVECVSAIDIALWDIRGKTLGKPIYELLGGPVRDEIALYTHPNQRKFTSKEAIIAEISDIVKSGHTALKFDPFPQQGPIVEGVAREQREGYLDGGMTRRDEQKAAELTALIRETAGRDIEILIDAHGRFDVPTAIRLCRSLEEAGDIDWFEEPCPPESINALKQVREKVSAPISWGERGHTKWDFVPVLENKLADYIMPDVTWTGGITELKKISALCEAYYVPVSPHDAAGPINVVAGAQVMMTVPNFYKLETSEWNLSKYDHLIDAPLDNSNGNLKLNRAPGLGIEMNRAFLEANVVE
- a CDS encoding GntR family transcriptional regulator, with amino-acid sequence MVSDYKALPPAGIDPIGASTERAALLYKAIREDIVSGRLKANQRLVVADLAKHHGSSTTPVREVLQLLRGEGFVIFTRNRGARVRPIDRDFIRDIYEIGVLIEPTLTRWFVGMATEADIAKLEWIQSQIEANNFADPIRHSDLDTNFHTLIYERHYNQHAAELWWKHREVLRAVSRQFNFTLARRAQVMKDHRDLIAYIKAGDADRAAELVARHVEGSGQHILEQMRASAIARTG